The following are from one region of the Eulemur rufifrons isolate Redbay chromosome 17, OSU_ERuf_1, whole genome shotgun sequence genome:
- the GLRX gene encoding glutaredoxin-1: protein MAQEFVNGKIQPGKVVVFIKPTCPYCRRTQEILSQLPFKPGFLEFVDITANSDANEIQDYLQRLTGARTVPRVFFGKECIGGCSDLVTLQENGELVTRLERIGALQ, encoded by the exons ATGGCTCAGGAGTTTGTGAACGGCAAAATCCAGCCTGGGAAGGTGGTCGTGTTCATCAAACCCACCTGCCCCTACTGCAGAAGGACCCAAGAGATCCTCAGTCAATTGCCCTTCAAACCAGGGTTTCTAGAATTTGTCGATATCACAGCCAACAGCGATGCAAACGAGATTCAAGATTATTTGCAACGGCTCACAGGAGCAAGAACG GTGCCTCGAGTGTTTTTTGGCAAGGAGTGTATAGGTGGATGCAGTGATCTAGTAACTCTGCAAGAGAACGGGGAGCTGGTGACGCGCCTAGAGCGGATTGGAGCTCTGCAGTAA